The sequence GCAAGACTACCTTGATTGGCTATCTCAGAGAACATATCCCCGGCAACGTTGTCGTGGTTGCCCCAACGGGTGTCGCTGCCTTACAGGTCAAGGGTGTCACGATTCATTCTTTCTTCAGGTTGCCACCACGTCTCATCTTTCCTGAAGAAGACATCAAGCCACTGCGCGATAAACGACTCTATAAAGATATTCGCTTGCTCATCATTGATGAGATCTCCATGGTGCGCGCTGATGTGGTCGATGCGATGGATCTTTTCTTACGAGAAAACGGCCCCCACAAAGGAAAACCCTTTGGCGGCATTCAAGTCCTATTCGTAGGCGACTTATTCCAATTGCCACCAGTAGTCTCTAGTAGCGACATGGAAGTGCTTGCCCAGCGCGGTTACGAAGGACCTTATTTTTTCTATGCCATGGCCCTGCATCGTAAAGATGTCACTATGATTGAGCTCACCAAGATCTTTCGGCAAAAAGATGAACGCTTCGCAGAGTTACTCAATCGCATTCGTATTAATCAAAACATTGATGAAGCCTTGGATATTCTCAATCACGAGTGCTTTACCTCCGCTAAAGAGATTGACGATCAAACGATTACGCTCACAACCACCAATGCTAGGGCAGATCAAATTAATGGGGCAGGGTTACGAGCGCTAGAAACAGAACTCAAAACCTATTCGAGTAAATCAACTGGCAAGTTCAGCATCGATGAGCGTAATCTGCCCTCAGCAGCAAACTTAGTACTCAAGGTTGGTGCTCGAGTGATGTTCACTGCTACCGATCCCAATTTCCCGAAGCGCTGGGTGAACGGCACTGTTGGTGTGGTACGCGAGCTGTTACCCGATAAAGTGAAGGTGCTGGTGCAGAAGGGTCCCTACAGCAATACAGTTGAAGTCACGACCCATCAATGGGAATCTTATCGCTACGAGCACGACATGATGTTAGGAAAGATCTCACCTCAAATCATTGGCACCTATGAACAAATTCCGCTCATGCTAGCTTGGGCAGTCACCATTCATAAGAGCCAAGGCAAGACTCTGGATAAGGTCAAAGTCGATTTATCTTCAGGTACTTTTGCTTCAGGCCAAGTTTATGTAGCACTAAGTCGGTGCAGATCGATTGAGGGTATTACCCTGCAAAGGCCCATTGAGCCAAAAGATGTCAGCTGTGATGCAGAAATCAAACGCTTTTACCTCAATTGTTTAAATTAAAGAGCCTCTAGCCCCAAATGCTGTGACCGCGGGATACAATTTATTATTGATAAATTCTAAGTAGCAATAATCCCAAACATATCTTTCCACCATGAAATTTCACATTCAATCTTTTTTAGTTACATCCTTGGCTCTTGCTTTGATCTCAGTAGGTCAAGCTCAAACTGTTAATCCGATGCCGACTGTGAATGACAATTGGCGTTTTGCAGGAACCATTTCTGGATGGGTGCCTGCATCTTGGGTAACAACCAGTGTCGGTAAATACTCGGCTACATCTGATACATCCATGAACCAAAATCTGAACAATACGGGTTCGGTAGGGATGTTTACCCTAGAAGCGCATAAAGGCAATTGGGGCTTAATGGGTGACTTAGTCTATTGGCAATTTTCTGGAAGTGGCGGAGCTACTTATTACACTCGTAGACCTGGAGACGGTAGTTTGTATGGTGGTTATAACGCTCAGCAGACGCAAACCATGCTTACGATGGCTGGAACATATACAGTATTAAGTACGCCTAGTGTCTACTTGGATGGATTATTGGGTGCCAGATATATTTCCAGCACAACGACCTTAACTTCAAACTTCATTGTGGATAGTGCTGGCGGAAGAACTGCTACCGCAACAAACTATCCTTCTTACACTAATCAGACAACTGATCCAGTGATTGGCTTCAAAGGTCGCGCCAGAATTATGGATAGCTCTTGGTTTATTCCTTACTACGCTGATGCTGGTAAAGGTCCCGGTTCAAACAATGGCACCTGGCAAGCCTTAATTGGTGTTGGAGATGCCTTCTCTTGGGGCGACATTACCTTGGCTTATCGCGCGATGGGTTTTCATTTGAAGGCGACGAACGGTAATACCAATTACACCAATGCGGGTCCACAACTTTCTGCCACGATTAATTTCTAAGAGAAATACTGGTATTTGAATTTACCGATTGAGTAGGTGATACAGAACCGGTATAGCTATTGCACTGATCACGCCATTCATGCCCATCGCTAGGCTGGCATAAGTTCCTGCTTCTGGATGAATGCTAAAGGCGCGCGAGGTGCCAATACCGTGGGCGCCAATGCCAATCGCAAAGCCTCTTTGCCACCAGGCTTTCATGCCCAAGGTATTGAGCACAAAGGGTGCCAAGATGGCCCCCAGAATTCCGGTAGCAACTGCGAAGATCGCCGTTAAGGTTGGTGATACGCCTATCCGTTCAGCAATTCCCATTGCAATTGGTGCAGTGACCGACTTAGGGTACATCGCCCCCGTGATCTCTGATCCAGCTCCGAGTAGCTTTGCAATCCCAACACCGCTGATGATGGAGACCAGTCCGCCGGTTACCAAAGAGGCAATCAGTGGCAGGGACCTTCCCTTAAGACTATGAAGCCCTCGGTAAATCGGTATTGCTAAAGACACGGTTGCTGACCCTAGTAAGAAGTGAATAAATTGGGCGCCCTCAAAGTAACTTGAGTAGGGCATATCGATTGCCTGAATCACGCAGCACACTAAGAGAATGGCAATTGCTACGGGATTGGCTAAAGGATTATTTTTGAAGTGGTGATAAATCCATAGGCCAATTTGATAGGCGGTCAAGGTGATGAATAAAGCAAAGAG comes from Polynucleobacter paneuropaeus and encodes:
- a CDS encoding LrgB family protein, whose translation is MTEKHSIVEIWVYLSGSPLFALFITLTAYQIGLWIYHHFKNNPLANPVAIAILLVCCVIQAIDMPYSSYFEGAQFIHFLLGSATVSLAIPIYRGLHSLKGRSLPLIASLVTGGLVSIISGVGIAKLLGAGSEITGAMYPKSVTAPIAMGIAERIGVSPTLTAIFAVATGILGAILAPFVLNTLGMKAWWQRGFAIGIGAHGIGTSRAFSIHPEAGTYASLAMGMNGVISAIAIPVLYHLLNR
- a CDS encoding ATP-dependent DNA helicase, with product MSLHSTPDSSDIEITPDYQAVINAIERQDPYIFVSGKAGTGKTTLIGYLREHIPGNVVVVAPTGVAALQVKGVTIHSFFRLPPRLIFPEEDIKPLRDKRLYKDIRLLIIDEISMVRADVVDAMDLFLRENGPHKGKPFGGIQVLFVGDLFQLPPVVSSSDMEVLAQRGYEGPYFFYAMALHRKDVTMIELTKIFRQKDERFAELLNRIRINQNIDEALDILNHECFTSAKEIDDQTITLTTTNARADQINGAGLRALETELKTYSSKSTGKFSIDERNLPSAANLVLKVGARVMFTATDPNFPKRWVNGTVGVVRELLPDKVKVLVQKGPYSNTVEVTTHQWESYRYEHDMMLGKISPQIIGTYEQIPLMLAWAVTIHKSQGKTLDKVKVDLSSGTFASGQVYVALSRCRSIEGITLQRPIEPKDVSCDAEIKRFYLNCLN